One window of Myxococcus fulvus genomic DNA carries:
- a CDS encoding BolA family protein codes for MLDAEFVRSRILEALPGSEVEVHDTTGTGDHFEARVISPDFAGKMMVQQHQLVYAPLQQWLKSGELHALALKTYSPEQWKKLGNR; via the coding sequence ATGCTCGACGCAGAATTCGTCCGCAGCCGCATCCTGGAGGCCCTGCCGGGCTCCGAGGTGGAGGTGCATGACACCACCGGGACGGGGGACCACTTCGAGGCCCGCGTCATCAGCCCGGACTTCGCCGGCAAGATGATGGTGCAGCAGCACCAGCTCGTGTATGCGCCGCTCCAGCAGTGGCTCAAGTCGGGCGAGCTGCACGCGCTCGCACTCAAGACCTATTCACCCGAGCAGTGGAAGAAGCTCGGGAACCGCTAA
- the grxD gene encoding Grx4 family monothiol glutaredoxin, with protein MNPDLKARFDSITQSHPIVLFMKGNALFPQCGFSARALQILQPHGEVFTVDVLADPEVRQGIKDYTNWPTIPQIFIKGQFVGGVDILTGLAESGELADLVAGKSPA; from the coding sequence ATGAACCCCGACCTCAAGGCCCGGTTCGACAGCATCACCCAGTCGCACCCCATCGTCCTCTTCATGAAGGGCAACGCCCTGTTCCCCCAGTGCGGCTTCTCCGCGCGGGCGCTGCAGATCCTGCAGCCCCACGGTGAGGTCTTCACGGTGGACGTGCTGGCGGACCCCGAGGTGCGCCAGGGCATCAAGGACTACACGAACTGGCCCACCATTCCGCAGATCTTCATCAAGGGGCAGTTCGTCGGCGGCGTCGACATCCTGACGGGCCTGGCCGAGAGCGGCGAGCTGGCGGACCTGGTCGCGGGCAAGTCCCCGGCCTGA
- a CDS encoding YqgE/AlgH family protein has protein sequence MKNLAPGFLLAMPQLGDPNFYRSVVLMIEHGESGSMGLVVNRGAPLTLGELARGQKLDIHADRSTHPVYLGGPVEPQRGFVLHDDGGVLEKHSVLPGLFLSVTLDALGPLLERSAPRLRFCLGYAGWGPKQLESEIAAGSWLFTEASSEAVLGLEPGKLWETTLRGMGVDPAMLVMGRGMN, from the coding sequence GTGAAGAACCTCGCTCCCGGCTTCCTCTTGGCCATGCCTCAGCTCGGGGACCCGAACTTCTACCGCTCGGTCGTCTTGATGATCGAACACGGGGAGTCCGGCTCCATGGGGCTCGTCGTCAACCGGGGCGCGCCCTTGACGCTGGGCGAGCTGGCCCGCGGTCAGAAGCTCGACATCCACGCGGACCGCTCCACCCACCCCGTGTACCTGGGCGGGCCGGTGGAGCCCCAGCGTGGCTTCGTGCTGCACGACGATGGCGGGGTGCTGGAGAAGCACTCGGTGCTGCCGGGCCTGTTCCTCAGCGTGACCCTGGACGCGCTGGGGCCGCTGTTGGAGCGAAGCGCGCCCCGGCTGCGCTTCTGCCTGGGGTACGCGGGCTGGGGGCCCAAGCAGTTGGAGAGTGAAATCGCCGCCGGCTCGTGGCTCTTCACGGAGGCCTCGAGCGAGGCGGTGCTGGGCCTGGAGCCCGGCAAGTTGTGGGAGACCACGTTGCGTGGCATGGGCGTGGACCCGGCCATGCTGGTGATGGGAAGGGGAATGAACTGA